GACGGCGCTGATCAATtcgaacctgcggaaggaaaCGCTGCGTCACTCGATAACGGTGGCTAATTCGAAGGCAATCATCGTGAGCTCGGAGCTGGCCGGAGGTAAGTGATAATAGAAACTGTCAATCAATCATCTTGGCAAGGCATCCCTGTCTTGTGTGTGTATCTGGTGCTACTGATGTGGCCAGGCCCCTGGTTTGTCTTAGCAAAGCTTGTCCGGTACGGTTCGTGGTAGGATTGAATTCTTGTTTTACCGATTCATCTCGGTTCGTTGCACATGCCGCAACTTCCATCCAAACCGGGGGGAGTTTGAAGGTTTTCCTTCGGTACATTTTCCCACAAGGAGTAGATAAGGAGGAAAAACATAACCCCAGCCTGTTCAGGGCtgatgaagttttgtttttttttgtgtgtagatCTGTGCGAATGAGAAATATAGGATCCCGGTACCTGTGCCTAAAAATTGCTACTCGTACTCGAAAACTCGTCCGTATTACCGGACGTTAGTGATCGGAGCCATTTTGCGGTCATCAATCGTATGCTCATTGTCAGCATTTGTTGGGCACTTGGATGAGGCATGTTGGTTTGGTAATCTAaacgtatttttgtttttttcatgtctCTGCACAGAAAAGATAGCTTTCATCAGAAAAACCTTCACCGGACAGAGATTTCGGGATCGAACTGAAAAAAGGGCATGTTTTTGATCCATCCCTAGAGGACTCGtttgggatggttttttttgggtttgtttgtttcgttatgACGAATGCATGAGACATGATCGAAATTGAGCTTTTGagcgattttttaattaaaagtgaaGAGCCATTCGCTTTGCTGGTGAAGTTAGTGGAAATGAGCAGCAAATAGGGTAGTTTTATGCAAAAGCGATAATTGGATATCGGTATAAAGTTGATCGAACTAATCAACCGgaagaaatgcaaattttgtacaAATCGCTTGAAGCTAAACACGTGTGTGCAGTTTGGATTTTTGATTGATTAgaggtatttttgttttagctaGAATTGGACTGGACGAGCTTCTAGGGAACGGTAAACACTGTACCTATAACGGCcacttgtttatttttttttgtaaaataaaagaatacgTTTAagtaattgataaaaaaatatgttctatATTAATTTCGCTATTTAATTTCAAGTACTACGGTATCTGCCGtattgtattaaaaattaattgctttaaaaaacatcaaaaattaaatgcattaAAGTTATTCTTGTTATTACTATTCTCCACACGGTTGTGAAATAGTAGTACATAAtgtaaaagtttatttatgCAACATTATGACAAATATGTTTTGGAACTCCATGTTTTAATACGTTTGGAAATCTAAAAAGAATAGCCAGGAATGTCTTCCAACTACTTGTAGTtttaagcaaattttaaagtgccaacaactttaatttaggttttttaagtttatttttagatCCTCTAGTATAGCTCAAAATCAAATATCTCAAATCTCAATATCTTTAGTATCTAAAATTTACGATATCTTCAATACATATTCCCCAAggttcataatatttttttttttaattataatttatgcaACATATTCGTGTGTTAATTCTTCCTTTTGTAGGCATGAAATAGACACTACAATTTCAAATCAAGATACAATTTTGAACTTAAGAATCAGATTACAATAATTGGTATTCGATTCACTAATGTCTTTTAGAGCGCAAATACTTCAGGAATAGTTAAGAAATTGAGGACACTCTAAGAAGTAATGTGAATCAAATTGAACACTTACTTAACCTTTtaccatttaaattaaaactagaCTATACCAATTGATGAAGCTTCGAAAAGTAGTGTATAGGATCAGTTATCATATTCACTCGATAGCAATTGCTAGTGTTCAGTttggtaatatattttttgttttatgtcttGAAAGCGAGCCACATGACGTGCCACTGTGCGGTGGCAGCGTCAGCGAAGGAAGAGTCACAACGTAGGAGCCACAGAGGGCAGTAATAAACGTTCTTAAGAAATCAACATATGGTGCCGTGAACCAGGATAAGTGTTCATATTCAGTTTTGGTTAACGTTTCCAAGTCTTAGTGGCAAGATCAGCCTCAGCACCACTCGGAGGAGTCGGATGAGGAAGTTTTCGAGGGTTTCTCGCAAGAGGATTTccgagagaagaagaaatcaagcaacgaaaacaaaatggagtcgttgaaggcaaaaatcgctGAACGTGAAGAAATCCTGCGATGCTTGCAACGGCAAGAggattttttgcataatttcacgCCAGGTGATCAAAAGTTTGTGCAAGCTAGGTTGCGACGCGTCCGATCATGTTTGGAGCAGTTCCAGAACGTAACAAGATCAATGCGTTTGATCGAAGGATCGGTAGCGGCGAACGAAGCATTATTGGATGAAACAGATGAACGATGCATGGTGTTGATTGGGgaatttgaagaaaagcttCAGAGTTTTACGAGCAAAAACGTCATGCCGGTCAGTgttaaggaagaaaaaagagttCGTCTGCCGCGGCTTGCGCTTCCGGAATTTTCCGGGAACTATGAAGATTGGTTGCCCTTTCACAGTTTGTTCGTGTCAGCAGTTCATGGAAATACCGGAATAACTGATACTGAAAAAATGATGTATTTAAAAGGGGCTTTGAAAGGTGATGCATCGAGCGTTGTGGATGCTTTTCCTACTTGTGGTTCGGCGTATGAAGCTGCTTGGAATGCGTTGAATAAAAGATACGCGAACGAGTATCTTTTGAAGAAAAGATACACAAAGGAACTGTTGCGtatgccaaaaataaaaatgcgaaAGGCAAAGGAAATCCACCATCTTATCGAGGGTTTTGAGCGTAATACAAAGCTGCTTGATCAGCTCGGCGAAAGTTCTTCGAACTGGGGAATGCTATTGGTGGAATTAGTGTTGTCCAAATTAGACGAAGAAACACAGCAAAAGTGGGAGCAGCATTTGGAAGACAAAAGCGTGTGCTCAGTGGAATCGCTGTTCGAATTTCTTCGAATGGAGTGTCGTGTTTTGGACGCTACCGCGGTtgatcatcgagcgtcgaccaGTTCTCAGAAAAACGATCGTCGTGTGGCGAACCTAGcaacagaacaacaacagaaTACGTGCGCGCATTGTGGAAAGCTTCATGCCATCGCTTTGTGTAAGGCATTTTTGGAATTGACAGTGGATGGACGGTACGATGTGGCTATCAAGAAAAAGTTGTGCCTTAACTGTCTGGCTCCAGGCCATTGGGCTGCGAAGTGTTTTTCTCGAGCGAGATGCACGAAGTGTAACAAGCGTCATCACGAAACGTTGCATAAAGAAGGCACGAAAGAAGACCCTACGGTGGGCGCAGTGACCATGTTAACATcgtttcctaagtccaaatcTGCGATTTCAAATCAAGTGATGTTGTCTACAGCTATGGTGCAAGTAAAGTGCAGAAATGGAAACTGGATAGCCGTTAGAGTGCTGTTGGATAATGGGTCCCAGGTCAATATAATGACCAATGATCTCCATAAGCGTTTGAAGCTTCCGAAGTGTAGTGAGTCAATCGTTGTCTCTGGAATCGGAAATTTGACGAAAAATGCACCAATAACGAGAACATTCGTCGCGTCAAACGACAGAGCATTTTACGAAGATGTAAACTTTTTAGTGATGTCAGCGATAACAGACAATCAGCCTTCGAAGAGCGTGCATATTGGTATTGATAAGCTTCCCAAGAATATCGTTTTAGCTGATCCCAAGTTTGACGAGAAGGGTCCTATTGACATGCTGCTAGGGGCAGAATATTTCGCAGATTTTCTGCATCCGAAATGTGAAATTATTCCGGCTAGCCACCATCACCCGGCGTTCTTGAAGACTGTTTTCGGATGGGTAGCAGTAGGAAAAACGATTTCTGCTGAAGACTTCAGGGTGAGCTGTAACGTCGCTACGATCGAAGGATCTTCCGAGAATTTGGCACAATCCATCGAGCGCTTTTGGACAATAGAAGAACTACAGCAATCTCCACAAGTTTCGCAAAAGGATATGGACTGTGAAGCAAGTTTTGGTCAGCATCATCGGGACGTCAATGGGAGGTATGTTGTAAGGTTACCGTTTCAGGTTGGTTTGCAGGAAGGCTTGGGGAAATCCAAAGAAAATGCGACCAAGCGGTTCCTCCAGTTAGAGCGGCGCTTTAACAGAGATCCAACCCTGAAGAAAGAATATTCCGCGGTAATTGCAGACTACATTGGCAAAGAATACATGAAGAAAGTCATGATAGATGAAACAACCGATGACCCGCAAAACCATTACTACCTTCCGCACCATCCTGTTATCAAAGCTTCAAGTACAACCACCAAGATAAGGCCAGTATTTGATGGATCCGCTAAAACTGACAcagaaaaatcattaaatgaTCTGCTTTTAGTTGGACCAGTCATACAAGAATCTTTATTCACTTTGTTACTCAAGTTCCGCATGCGAAAGATTGCTTTGGTTGCTGATATTAGGCAAATGTATCTGCAAGTAAAGGTACACCGCGACCACACACGATATCAACGAATTTTGTGGCGCGACTCGCCGGACAAGCCGATCGATGTTTTCGAGTTACAAAGGGTAACATTTGGACTGGCATCGTCGTCCTTCTTGGCAACTCGCGTGCTGCAGCAGTTGGCGTTAGATGAAGGCGATAGTTTCCCAATGGCAAAATCAGCATTACTGGAGGATTTTTACGTTGATGATTACATCGGAGGCGCCAACAGTGAGGAGGAGGCCATCCAGCTACAAGCTCAGCTAACATGTTTATTGGAAAAGGGCGGTTTCCATTTGACGAAATGGAACAGCAACATAACAAACGTATTGGATAATGTGCCGGCGGAAGATATGGCATCTTCCAAGGTAAAAAACTTTGAGGCAGTTGAAGAGCCGACCAAGGCTTTGGGAGTTTCGTGGAATACTGAAACTGATAAGTTATTTATCAGCACTAGCCTCCAGAATAGCATCGATACATGGACTCGCCGGAAGGTGTACTCATTGGTGGCGAAGATATTTGATCCGTTGGGTTTGGTAGCGCCTGTCACAGCCTGGGCCAAGATTCAAATGCAAGCCTTATGGTTGTCAACACAAAGTTGGGACGAACCCATACCTAGCCACATGGAAAGGCGTTGGAATGACTTTTATGCGCAAATTCCTTATCTTGCTAGCATACAGTTTCAGCGTTATGCTATCGTCGATGATCCTGCAACTTTGCAACTGCACTGTTTCTCTGATGCTTCCGAGGCAGCATACGGAGCATGCATTTATGTACGCGCAGTCGATTCCAACGGAAACGTAAAGGTCACTCTGCTAGCAGGAAAATCCAGACCAGCCCCACTAAAACGTATAAGCTTGGCAAGATTAGAGCTCTGCGGTGCGTTGTTGTCAgctaaattgcagaaaacTGTTCGCCAAGTATTTGGATTTTTAAATACGAATGTGTATATGTGGACAGATTCTACTATCGTGTTGCATTGGATACGGTCGCCTTCGTACACGTGGACTACGTTCGTCGCAAACAGGGTTTCCCAAGTGCAAGAGCTTGCTAAAGAGTGTAAGTGGCTTCATGTTAGGGGAACAGAGAACCCGGCTGACGTCGTTTCCAGAGGGGCGCTTCCGCACGATCTGCTGTTGAAGGAATCCTGGTTCCATGGACCGTCTTGGATGGGGTTATCTGAATCGCAATGGCGTACGAGTTATCCATCGGATATGCCGGAAGATGAAGTAATCGAGAAAAGAATCTGCACGACAGCAGTGCTTAAAACTGATGAACCTGAAGATTGGTGTGCCAGATTTTCCAACTTCGAAAAATTGTTGCGGGTAACAGCTCGTTGTTTGAGAGTTGTTGGCAAATATCGGCATAAagaagtaaagcaaaacagtGATAAGTATTTATCCATCGAAGAGCTCAGGAATGCTAAAATGGTTCTCGTGAAGCgtttgcaacagcaacattttGCTTCAGAGATAAGGGAGCTTGCGAACGGGAAATCAGTGCCCGCGAAATCAAATATACGAACATTGGGAGCATTCCTGGATGAAAGTGGTTTTCTGCGAGTTGGTGGCCGCCTTCgcggaaaggaaatggaactCGGCATCAAACATCCTTTAGTGCTTCCAAAAAGGGCGCAGTTCTCGAGATTAGCAGCGGAATACTATCATCGCATATCGCTGCATGGGGGACCTACAATGACACTCAGCATGATGCGGAGGGAATTCTGGCCGTTGCAAGGGCGATCTTTGGTGAACAAGGTCTGCAGAAGTTGCCTTCCATGTTTTCGGCTGAGTCCGGCTCTTATACAGCAACCGCAAGGCCTACTGCCAGCAGAACGAGCCTCACCTGGCAGACCGTTTGCAGTTGTAGGAGTGGACTTCGCTGGTCCCGTCTACTTAAAGCCAGTCCATCGTAAGGCAGCATCGGAGAAAGcatatatttgtgtttttgtatgtttttcagTTAAAGCGGTTCACGTCGAGCTTGTGGAGTCGCTTTCTACCCAGGCTTTTATGGCTGCTTTTCATCGGTTTGTCGCTAGAAGAGGTCTACCGAGCCAGGTTTATTCCGATAACGGGCTCAACTTCCAAGGAGCGCGGAACCATCTCAAGGAGCTTTACGATCTGTTGCGGAGTGATTCAGCTAAAGAGGCAGTTTTGAAGTATGCAACGGATGCCGGAATCAAGTGGCATTTCATCCCGCCGCATGCTCCCAACTTTGGTGGCCTATGGGAGGCAGCGGTAAAGGTGGTGAAGCGAACCATGACGAAGGTGATAGGAGAGCGACGATTGTCGTTTAGCGACTTGGCAACTATTTTGTCTCAGGTTGAGGCACAACTGAATAGCAGACCCCTGACGCCACTATCCGAGGATCCGGCGGAGCTAAATGTGTTAACTCCTGCGCACTTTCTCATCGGTGCGCCGTTAAACACTGTTCCCGAAATTGATGTCACTGCGGTTCCGGTCAACCGATTGCGGCACTACGAGCAATTGCAGCTTATAATTCAAACCCACTGGAAGCGGTGGCGTGGGGAATACTTATGTGAATTGCACAATGAAAACCAGCGTAGACGTGTTGCCGTTCCTTTAAGTGTGGGGCAAATGGTGATTTTAAAGGAAGATGGAAAAATGCCTTTGCAATGGCCTCTAGGACGCATTTCTAAACTTTTTCCCGGATTAGATGGGGTAGTAAGGGTCGTAAATATTCGCACCAAGTTAGGAGAGTATAAGAGACCGGTCTCGCGCATATGTTTGCTACCATTCGAAAATGAAAAGATGTAAATAGAAGTTTATTTGGTAAATTTCTGCGAAATTTAGGTGGCCGCCATGTTCAGTttggtaatatattttttgttttatgtcttGAAAGCGAGCCACATGACGTGCCACTGTGCGGTGGCAGCGTCAGCGAAGGAAGAGTCACAACGTAGGAGCCACAGAGGGCAGTAATAAACGTTCTTAAGAAACCAACAGCTAGTAATTAAGAAATCATAATCATTCTCCAGTCCAGCAAGTGATCCGGctatttttttccacattccGTCCAACCAGTCGCACCCCCCATCTATATCGACGATGGAAACCGAGTAAAAATCGTTAATATTCCCACTGTCTTTTGCAGCAATCGCCGAAATAAACGAGCAGGAAGGCATAAAAGGCTTACCGGTACATCTATTCCGCACCGACGGTGCCGacaccagcagcagtagtagtgaCCCATTGCCAGGTAAATGAGTTTTTATTCAATTGCACCCGATTGGATCCATTTGCATGGCACTTTCtcccgggggttttttttctatcgggAAGACAGGTGGGGTGTGAGAACCTCTGAACCCCCACTTCGCCTTCCGTAGATGGTTCGCTTTTTCTTACCTCCGTGCGGTCGGTTCTCATCCGATGCTTACGCCcgtttttaaagcattgtcCAATCGTTCCGAATCGTTTTGCTTCCGCTTCTTTATCTCCCCTTATCGTTCATTCATTGGCACAGTACCGTGACCATAATTCCCTCCAGCACAAATCCACCTATagaaatgtgtgttttccGGGGGtagggggagggagggaggcGAAAATAGCGAAGATGGTGGTAGCAGCATTTAAGAATATTCCACCGAATCATTCCCCCGtcccaaaccaaaccaaagtcTCGATGGTAGTGAGCGAATCGGTGTGGAAAGCGAATCACCAGCTTCTGGGCAAGACAACAGAGAGAACGATCCTGTCCGAAACCTCTGCTGTTTTCCCATAAATTGCACACATCTCGATTCCGATGATGTATATTCGTACGCTACcattcggtcggtatccagtCTGTGTTTTCTTCAGGCGGGGCACAACCTTGGGTGTGTTTCACCATGGGAAACTCCACTAGCCGGCACCATCCTTCCTATTGTATCCTTCACACAgtcacacacacccacatatACACACCTTTTACCAATCCTTGTCACCTCTCCGGTTTCACCTTTTCTGGCATGACTGGCTGGGCTGGTTAGCTGGCGTCGTTTGCACGAAGTTTTATCACCCGGTATACGGTTTGCCAACGCCCGACTCCCAGTCTCCCAAATCCTAACGAACGTACGTGAAAGGTGTGAATCGCTCCGAGGTTGTGGCGATATATGTGTGTGCGACTGGCGCACCGGTGGTTTCACATGTGACCGAGAAAGATGAACGTGAGCGGACGAGAGCTTTTAATGCGATACGATATAATTGATAATCATAAATCATCTTCTCACGTGTGCaaaattttttctgttttagatGCCGAAGATTTAAGGCTCAGCGTGGATAGTGGCAGCAGTAGCTCAAACGTAGATTTAAGCGGTATCCCGAATGATATATCACCGAAAGATAAATTGGTTTACATCTATACGTCCGGCACGACCGGTATGCCGAAGGCGGCCGTCATCACGAACCTGAGGTGAGCTTCTTACTGTCCACGGTGCTTTACCATTCTGGCGCGTCATTTGTTTGAGTCGCTTATTTACCACCTCATTTGTTCGTACTTTTGTTCAGTGTTTGGAACCGTGGcaaagagaatgaaaaaagtgatgaattttgttgtaaaatacaatttttgtttttaattttacgcgAACTTTTTCCaagttacatttaaaaaatgataggacaactcaacaaaaaattaaaagctattttcgatattaattattttatttgattataatttctttgacttttgtctttttaattttcaatctaCCTCACTACGgcttttttcattaattttagattttttttctttcttcaactcACCATTTCCGTTTCTTTATAAATGATTACTGAAGTGTAAGCAATACCGTCTGGCCGTTCTATATAAAAGAATTATTGAAGTGAAGAATATTTTTGACCTTGGCTAAGTTACATGCCTGTTTACCTGTTtcaaaatgttccaaaaaatCTCCAAAGAAGCTTCTATTGTTATCAAACTCCCGCACGGACGTACATTTTTGTCATCATTCGTGCGATCTATACTCTCAGCCCCTTTGTGTCACTTTTCTTACCTCCTTTCATTGTTACGCATCGTCATCGCGATAGTGTCGTCGTcgaataaaataacaataaatgatataacaaataaaacaaccacTTTTGTAACTGACGCTTTCATACCAAAGGTACACGTTCATGGCCCTCGGATGTTATTACATGCTGAGCTTCCGCGATGACGACATCATTTATAATTCATTGCCACTGTACCATTCGGCCGGCGGTATGATCGGTGTCGGCAGCGTACTGCTGTGCGGTGTGACGGCAGCATTACGCAAGAAGTTCTCGGCCTCCAACTTCTGGACGGACTGTATTCGGTACAAGTGCACGGTAAACAATCGGCGGAACAGTTTTTTGTGTGGTGAATCttaaaggttttgtttttcatcccaTTTTCAACTGGCATATGCATGGTGGGCTTTCAGGTGGCACAATATATTGGTGAAATATGTCGCTTCGTACTGATGACACCGTCGAAACCGACGGACACACAGCACAGTGTGCGGCTCATGTTTGGCAATGGTTTGCGGCCCCAGATTTGGCCGCAGTTTGTGTCACGCTTTAATATTAAGCAGATCGGAGAGTTTTATGGTTCAACGGAGGGCAACTCGAACTTATGTGAGTATTTGCAGTGtaattgataatttatttgttaattttgctgatttttgtttttagtaaaCATCGATAACACAATGGGAGCTGTTGGTTTCGTTCCCAACTTTGCCAAAGCTATATATCCCGTAACGTTGATAAGGTATTGTATAAAGaatgttgaataaaaattaaattaaattaatttatcttggATTTCGTTCCTAATCTAAATACATCCTGCTCCTGTTTTGTCAGGTGTGATGAAGAGACCGGTGAAATTATCCGCGGCCCGAATGGTTTCTGCATCAAGTGTAAAGCGGGCGAGCcgggtgtgtttgttggtaaaATCAACCCGAAGAAAGCGCTGAACTCGTTCGTTGGATATGCGGACAAGGCTGCCTCGGAGAAGAAGGTGCTGCACGACGTGTTCCGCAAGGGGGACATTTTCTTCAACTCGGGTGACATTCTGGTACAAGATTTGCTcggtaattattatttcaaggaCCGAACGGGTGATACATTCAGGTGAGTAGATTTGTACGAGATTAAAGCAAAGaacgaaaaatcaaaatacatTATTGTCTGCTGCTAAAATTATCGTTCTAGATGGCGCGGTGAAAACGTTGCTACCTCGGAGGTGGAAGGAGTTATCACGACGATTGTGGGCTTGAAAGATTGTGCCGTTTACGGTGTGGATGTAAGTATAAAGACTCATCATGTAAAGCGAATGTAAAACAACTTTTACACCCTTCCCGCACAGATCCCCGAAACTGAAGGTAAAGCCGGTATGGCAGCGATCGTTGATCCGGAGGGTAAAGTTGACTTGGAACAGCTGGCCGCCGGGATTCGGGCAAGTTTGCCCGCCTACGCTAGACCGCTCTTTATACGTGTGCTTTCCGAGGTGCCGATGACGACAACATTCAAGTTGAAGAAGCGAGATCTCCAGGTGGACGGGTACGATCTGAACAAGATTAA
The DNA window shown above is from Anopheles funestus chromosome 3RL, idAnoFuneDA-416_04, whole genome shotgun sequence and carries:
- the LOC125766993 gene encoding long-chain fatty acid transport protein 4 yields the protein MLVALNLKQKFLTLCGITAAAVATSLVIGQRLIPQSILTGVVFYLISGDRPAAVYASIVSLPRDLRTAVIFLKLNVSLYRYERAGATVVQIFESVVARHPNKVAFLMDDGQLTFAQVKQLADRIAAHFYAKGFRKGDTIALLMETRLEYPCIWLGLSKVGIVTALINSNLRKETLRHSITVANSKAIIVSSELAGAIAEINEQEGIKGLPVHLFRTDGADTSSSSSDPLPDAEDLRLSVDSGSSSSNVDLSGIPNDISPKDKLVYIYTSGTTGMPKAAVITNLRYTFMALGCYYMLSFRDDDIIYNSLPLYHSAGGMIGVGSVLLCGVTAALRKKFSASNFWTDCIRYKCTVAQYIGEICRFVLMTPSKPTDTQHSVRLMFGNGLRPQIWPQFVSRFNIKQIGEFYGSTEGNSNLLNIDNTMGAVGFVPNFAKAIYPVTLIRCDEETGEIIRGPNGFCIKCKAGEPGVFVGKINPKKALNSFVGYADKAASEKKVLHDVFRKGDIFFNSGDILVQDLLGNYYFKDRTGDTFRWRGENVATSEVEGVITTIVGLKDCAVYGVDIPETEGKAGMAAIVDPEGKVDLEQLAAGIRASLPAYARPLFIRVLSEVPMTTTFKLKKRDLQVDGYDLNKIKDPIYFLQSNGTYRLFTVDDHETIKSGKARL